Proteins found in one Miscanthus floridulus cultivar M001 chromosome 4, ASM1932011v1, whole genome shotgun sequence genomic segment:
- the LOC136548017 gene encoding uncharacterized protein: protein MVACAVHDYGFFAAFIRRWIGCGAHDYGSGHIRPKQASTRYHDYALDPGLVYEYETTTHRTRSPESRLLFKAAKKAAAIDPPPDENIVEEQNQKEDRVQVKEIADHLPSPPLASPPPPASKPPAYDINRLPYDLGERLPIEDYPVNDQDAIRRAYITKGACKPYIHDFPYRNIGGVPRRFSIQWLYNYEWLEYSVKKDSAFCFICYLFKKGSGSKTFIVDGWNNWNIGNTTLLKHSGSRAHKAAQEKYIGFMNPKVAIDYNIDKWSEEELRLYKKRLTYSLRCIKFLLHQGLAFHGHDESEESSNRGNFIELLKFLAGNSEEVNKMQELRSNGWDNFLQKVTSFCIKHGVEVPAMDGAYVPYGKSARYARARNQTNDDNFRREVYIGVMDQISQELDNRFDEINMELLSCMSAFSPSNSFASFDARKVRRLAEFYPKDFSNNDLLKLKLQLDNYIDDMRQDASFQGLDNIVDLSVKLIETKRHKVYDMVYLLLKLILLLPVATASVERVFSALVIVKIKSRNKIGDTVLDDCLVTFIEGIFSTKLMKMI, encoded by the exons ATGGTAGCGTGCGCGGTCCATGACTATGGCTTCTTTGCTGCTTTCATCCGGAGGTGGATCGGTTGCGGGGCCCATGACTACGGCTCGGGCCACATTCGGCCCAAGCAGGCAAGCACGCGCTACCATGACTACGCGCTGGACCCAGGCCTCGTCTACGAGTACGAGACTACGACGCATCGTACCAGGAGTCCAGAGTCCAGACTGCTCTTC AAAGCAGCAAAGAAGGCGGCTGCTATTGACCCACCTCCGGATGAAAATATTGTGGAAGAGCAGAATCAAAAAGAAGATAGAGTACAAGTTAAAGAAATTGCAGATCATTTGCCCTCGCCCCCGCTAGCATCACCGCCACCACCCGCATCAAAGCCGCCGGCGTATGACATCAATCGCCTACCATATGATCTAGGTGAAAGGCTGCCCATTGAAGATTATCCtgttaatgatcaagatgcaattCGTAGAGCATATATTACTAAAGGTGCTTGCAAACCTTATATCCATGATTTTCCATACCGAAACATTGGAGGCGTACCTCGTCGATTCAGTATACAATGGTTGTATAATTATGAGTGGCTTGAATATAGTGTCAAGAAGGATTCTGCATTTTgcttcatatgctacttgttcaaGAAGGGCAGTGGGTCAAAAACTTTTATTGTTGATGGATGGAATAATTGGAATATAGGAAACACAACACTTCTCAAACATTCTGGTTCTAGGGCACATAAAGCAGCTCAAGAGAAGTACATTGGTTTTATGAATCCCAAGGTAGCAATTGATTATAACATTGACAAGTGGAGTGAGGAGGAGCTTCGTCTTTACAAGAAAAGATTGACATATTCACTTAGatgtatcaagtttcttttgcatcaaggATTGGCATTCCAtggacatgatgaaagtgaagagtcTAGCAACAGAGGCAACTTCATTGAACTTTTAAAGTTTCTTGCAGGAAATAGTGAAGAAGTGAACAA AATGCAGGAGTTGAGGTCTAATGGTTGGGATAATTTTCTTCAGAaggtcacttctttttgtattaaacatggtgttgaagttcCTGCTATGGATGGTGCTTATGTGCCTTATGGAAAATCAGCACGGTATGCTCGTGCCcgaaaccaaacaaatgatgaCAATTTCCGAAGAGAAGTATACATTGGTGTCATGGATCAAATTAGTCAAGAGCTTGATAATCGGTTTGATGAGATCAATATGGAGCTACTCTCTTGTATGTCAGCCTTCAGTCCTTCCAACTCCTTTGCTTCTTTTGATGCACGGAAGGTACGCAGATTGGCTGAATTTTATCCTAAGGACTTCTCCAACAATGATTTGTTAAAACTGAAATTGCAACttgataattatattgatgacatgcgacaagatgctagcttccaaggtctagacaacattgttgatctctcagttaagcttaTTGAAACAAAGAGGCACAAAGTGTATGATATGGTGTACTTGCTTCTCAAATTGATATTGCTTTTACCAGTGGCAACTGCgagtgttgaaagggtattttctgcatTGGTTATAGTGAAAATAAAGTCAAGGAATAAGATAGGTGATACTGTTTtggatgattgtctagtcacATTTATTGAGGGGATATTTTCTACCAAGTTaatgaagatgatataa